The genomic segment GCGCCCATCGGCAGGAGGTTGATGCGCGGGGTGCCGAGCCGCGTCGCGACGTAGACGTCGGCGGGGTCCTCGTAGATCTCGCGCGGGGTGCCGAACTGGACGAGACGGCCGCGGTCCATCACGCCGATCCGCGTCGCCATGGTCATCGCCTCGATCTGGTCGTGGGTGACGTAGATCAGCGTCGCCCCGAGATCCTGCTGGATCCGCTTCAGTTCGAGCCGGAGGTCGGCGCGCAGCTTGGCGTCGAGCGAGGACAGCGGTTCGTCCATCAGGTAGACCGACGGCGTGCGCACCAGCGCCCGGCCGATCGCCACGCGCTGCATCTCGCCGCCGGAGAGCCGCGTCGCCTTGTTGCCGAGCTTGGCGTCGATCCGGAGCATCGTCGCCACCGCCCTGACCCGCTCGGCGATCTCGGCCTCGGGCCGCCGCCGCGCCGGCGAGCGCAGCGGGAAGGCGAGGTTGTCGTAGACGGTGAGGTGGGGATAGAGCGAATACTGCTGGAACACGAAGGTGACGTCGCGCTCGGCCGGGCTCGCCTTCGTCACGTCGCGCCCGCCGATCGAGACGGACCCGCGGTCGAGCGGTTCGATGCCGGCGACGCAGCGCAGCGTCGTGGTCTTGCCTGCGCCGGTCGGGCCGAGCAGGACGACGAACTCGCCGTCGCCGACGGTGAGCGAGAGGTCGTCGACGGCGACGGTGTCGCCGAAGGCGCGGGTCACGCCGTGGAGCGCCACTTCGGCCATCACGCGCCTCCGGTCGGGATCGCGGCGCCGCTGGCGCCGTCGAACAGGGACACCCTCTCGGGCAGGAAGTCGAGGCCGACGAGTTCGCCGCGGTCGACGCGGCGGTCGGCCGGCACCCGGGCGCGGACCGCGCCGTAGGGCGTCTCCAGCGTGACGATCTGCTGGGTGCCGAGATATTCCGCCCCGAGCGCGCGCCCCGGCATCACCCCGCCGTCGACGAGGCGGATGTGCTCGGGCCGGACGCCGAGCACCAGCGCCCGCTCGGTGAGGTCGGCACCGATCCGGCCGACGCCGACCGGGTGCTCGCCGATCGCGACCGCGGTGTCGCCGCGCCGGGCGGCGCCGTGGAAGCGGATCAGGTTCATCGACGGCTGGCCGATGAAGTCGGCGACGAACAGGCTGGCCGGCCGGTCGTAGATCTCCTGCGGGGTGGCGAACTGCTCGATCGCGCCGCGGTTCATCACCGCGATCTTGTCGGCCATAGCCATCGCCTCGTGCTGGTCGTGGGTGACGTAGATGGTGGTGGCGCCGAGCCGGTCGTGGAGGGCGCGCAGTTCACCGATCATCACCTCGCGCATCTCGGTGTCGAGCGCGCCGAGCGGCTCGTCCATCATGAAGGCGAGGGGCTTGCGGACGATCGCCCGGCCGAGGGCGACGCGCTGGCGGTCGCCGGAGGAGAGGCCCGAGACCGAGCGGTCGAGGAGGTGGGAGATGCGGAGGATGCGCGCGGTTTCCTCGACGCGCGCGGCGATCTCCGCCTTGGCGACCCCCTGGTTGCGCAGGGGATAGGAGATGTTGGCGCGCACGTTCATGTGCGGGTAGAGCGCGAACAGCTGGAACACGAAGGCGATGTCGCGCCGCGAGGCGCGGGCGAAGGTGACGTCCTCGCCGCCGAGCGTGATGGTGCCCGACGTCGGCAGTTCGAGGCCGGCGATCATGCGCAGCGTCGTCGTCTTGCCGCAGCCGGACGGCCCGAGCATGACGAAGAACTCGCCGTCGGCGACGGTGAAGCTCGACTCCTTCACCGCGGTGAAGGCGCCGAACGCCTTGTGGAGCTTCTCGACACGGATCTCGGCCATCGCCTCACCCGGGGAACTTGGAGCCGACGACGAACAGCGCCGTGCCCGCCAGCATGGTGACGAAGGACCAGCCGTAGAGCGTCAGCGAGAAGGGCTGGAACAGCATCAGGAAGCCGGCGGCGATCAGGAAGGTGGCGAGGCCCTCGGCGATCTGCCTCGGGCTGGTCCGCCGCGCCGGCGGCGGGGCCGGGGCGCGGTCGTCGGTCGGCAGCGGTCCGGTCATTTGCGCACGGCTCCGAAGGTGATGCCGCGGAGGAGGTGCTTCCGCAGGAGGATGGTGAACACCAGGATCGGCACCAGGAAGATGGTGGTGCCGGCCCCGACCGCGGGCCAGTCCATGCCGCCCTCGCCGATGATGGTCGGGATGAAGGGCGGGGCGGTCTGCGCCGAGCCGGAGGTCAGCAGCACCGCGAAGGCGTATTCGTTCCAGGCGAAGATCAGGCAGAAGATCGCCGTCGCCGCGATGCCGGTCGCCGCCTGCGGCAACACCACCTTCCAGAACGCCTGCAGCCGGGTGTAGCCGTCGATCATGGCGGCCTCCTCGTACTCGCGCGGGATCTCGTCGATGAAGCCCTTGAGGAGCCACACCGCCAGCGAGACGTTGACCGCGGTGTAGAGCAGGATCATCCCGACCGCGGTGTCGGACAGGCCGAGCTCGCGGTACATCAGGTAGATCGGGATCGCGACCGCGATCGGCGGCATCATCCGGGTCGACAGGATGAAGAACAAGAGGTCGTCGGCGAGCGGCACCTTGAAGCGCGAGAAGCCGTAGGCCGACAGGGTGCCGAGCGCCACCGCCAGGAAGGTCGAGCCGAAGGCGACAACGACGGAATTGACGAAGCGCGGCACGTAGTTGGACGGCCCGGCGATCACCATGTTGCGGCCGCGGGTGATCTCGTCGCAGACCTCGGTCGCCGGCGGCAGCGAGGCGATGTACTCGGGCGTCTGCCGCGTCCGGGTGGTGAAGAGGTTGCAGTAGCCCTCGAGCGAGGGCTGGAACACGATCTTCGGCGGATAGGAGATCGAGTCCGGCGGGGTCTTGAGGCCGGTGACGAAGATCCAGAACAGCGGGATCATCGAGACCAGCGCGTAGCCGACCACCGCGATCCCCGCGATCCACTTCACCGCCCGGCCGGGCTCGACCACCGAATGGGCCGACGTGTTGCCGCTCATCGCGATTTCACCCGGTTGAGAGCCTTGACGTAGATGTTGGCGAGGCCGAACACCGCG from the Oharaeibacter diazotrophicus genome contains:
- a CDS encoding ABC transporter ATP-binding protein is translated as MAEVALHGVTRAFGDTVAVDDLSLTVGDGEFVVLLGPTGAGKTTTLRCVAGIEPLDRGSVSIGGRDVTKASPAERDVTFVFQQYSLYPHLTVYDNLAFPLRSPARRRPEAEIAERVRAVATMLRIDAKLGNKATRLSGGEMQRVAIGRALVRTPSVYLMDEPLSSLDAKLRADLRLELKRIQQDLGATLIYVTHDQIEAMTMATRIGVMDRGRLVQFGTPREIYEDPADVYVATRLGTPRINLLPMGALPVGGAPAAAAWMGLRTEHVEIRPAGAAAAAGADATVERVERLGDQTHLHLALGAEKMVTLTDAHAPLARGDRVTVAARAPLFFDRDGRRIGAVRGARA
- a CDS encoding ABC transporter ATP-binding protein; translated protein: MAEIRVEKLHKAFGAFTAVKESSFTVADGEFFVMLGPSGCGKTTTLRMIAGLELPTSGTITLGGEDVTFARASRRDIAFVFQLFALYPHMNVRANISYPLRNQGVAKAEIAARVEETARILRISHLLDRSVSGLSSGDRQRVALGRAIVRKPLAFMMDEPLGALDTEMREVMIGELRALHDRLGATTIYVTHDQHEAMAMADKIAVMNRGAIEQFATPQEIYDRPASLFVADFIGQPSMNLIRFHGAARRGDTAVAIGEHPVGVGRIGADLTERALVLGVRPEHIRLVDGGVMPGRALGAEYLGTQQIVTLETPYGAVRARVPADRRVDRGELVGLDFLPERVSLFDGASGAAIPTGGA
- a CDS encoding carbohydrate ABC transporter permease, which translates into the protein MSGNTSAHSVVEPGRAVKWIAGIAVVGYALVSMIPLFWIFVTGLKTPPDSISYPPKIVFQPSLEGYCNLFTTRTRQTPEYIASLPPATEVCDEITRGRNMVIAGPSNYVPRFVNSVVVAFGSTFLAVALGTLSAYGFSRFKVPLADDLLFFILSTRMMPPIAVAIPIYLMYRELGLSDTAVGMILLYTAVNVSLAVWLLKGFIDEIPREYEEAAMIDGYTRLQAFWKVVLPQAATGIAATAIFCLIFAWNEYAFAVLLTSGSAQTAPPFIPTIIGEGGMDWPAVGAGTTIFLVPILVFTILLRKHLLRGITFGAVRK